Genomic window (Chryseobacterium bernardetii):
CAATCTTTTGAATATCTTCCACCGCAATAGGGTCTACCCCGGCAAAAGGTTCATCCAGAAGGATAAAATTCGGGCTTGTAGCCAGACAACGGGCAATTTCTGTTCTACGTCTTTCTCCTCCGGAAAGAAGATCCCCTCTGTTTTTACGAACGTGCTGTAAAGAAAATTCCTCAATCAGTTCATCACATTTGATCTGCTGTTCCCGTTTTGAAAGTTTCGTCAGCTGCAATACTCCCATGATGTTTTCCTCTACAGACAATTTTCTGAAAACTGAGGCTTCCTGCGCCAGATACCCGATTCCTTTTTGAGCTCTTCGGTACATGGCATCCGTAGTAATCTCCTGTTTATCAAGGAAAATTTTTCCTGAAGTAGGCTTAACCAACCCTACGATCATATAAAACGATGTGGTCTTTCCTGCTCCGTTAGGACCAAGCAAACCTACAATTTCTCCCTGCTGAACCTGTACAGAAACGCCTTTTACAACTTTTTTAGGACCGTATTCTTTGATTAAGTTTTCTCCTCGTAAAATCATAAGGCAAATATATCAAAAATATAAATTCTCTTTACATCAATATAAATTTGTTATATGAAAATCTAACCCTGGCCACTTTCAGTTGATGTAACTTTTATTGATTTTAAACTACTTATTGTAAAAACATTCAATCAATTACAAATACTAAGAAATGGAAAATTACGGTTATACAAAGAATGATAATACCGGGAGTCAACAGCAGAACAATATTCCTTACCGTTCAGAAAAAAAACTTCCCGCAGCTTTATTGGGTATTCTTGTAGGATGGCTGGCTCTAAACAAATTTTATCTCGGATATACCAAAGAAGGAATTATCCAGTTGGTTCTAAACCTTGTTACCTGTGGCGTTGCTTCTGTTATCCCTTTTATTGAAGGCATCATCTATCTCTGTATGGATGACAGACAGTTTGATGATACTTATGTCTATGGAAGAAAGCCATGGCTGTAAATCAATATTTATTTTGCCGATAGCTACCTTTTTGATGCTGGAGGCAATATCCCCTATTAATCCAAAAGATTCTGTTTGCTTTGATAAAAAAATAGACTGTCTTTCTAACAGTCTATTTTTTATTTACAATTCTTTTATTTATTTAAAATCATTGCCGCTTCTTTGGCAAAATAAGTGAAGATCATGTCTGCCCCTGCTCTTTTGAAACAGGTAAGATTTTCAATGATCGTCTTATCATTATCCAGCCAGCCGTTCTGAACCGCAGCTTTCACCATCGCATATTCACCACTTACATTATAAACAGCAATCGGAAGATCAATTGCTTCACGTACTTTAGAAACAATATCCAGATAAGGAAGTCCCGGTTTAATCATAATAACGTCTGCCCCTTCATCAATATCTTTAAATACTTCGTTTAAAGCTTCGCGGGAATTGTGGAAATCCATCTGGTAAGTCTTTTTATCTTTAGGAATTTCAACATCTGCTTTCGGGGCACTGTCTAAAGCGCTTCTGAAAGGCCCATAGAAAGAACTTGCGTATTTTGCAGCATAACTTACGATACCAACATCTGTAAACCCGCTTTCTTCCAATGCTTCACGGATTACCTGCACTCTGCCATCCATCATATCACTTGGAGCTACAAGATCTGCTCCTGCTTCCGCATGAGATACTGACATTTTTGCCAATGCCTCATTGGTAGCATCATTTAATATTTTCCCGTTTTCAATAATTCCGTCATGTCCGTAGATTGAATAAGGGTCTAAAGCAACATCAGGCATGACCACCATTCCAGGAACAGCGTCTTTAATAGCTTTGATGGTATTCTGCATTAATCCGTTCTTGTTCCAAGCTTCTTTTCCGGTATTGTCTTTCAGGTTTTCAGACACCTTCATGTATAAATTGACAGCTTTTACGCCTAAAGAAAATAATTCCTTACATTCTTTCACTGTTAAATCTATGCTTCGCCTGAAAATCCCTGGCATCGACGGGATCGGTTCCTGCATGTTTTCGCCCTCCATTACGAAGATCGGCATTACAAAATCATCAGTTGTAAGCACATTTTCTCTTACCAAACTTCTGATAGATTCATTAACTCTAAGTCTTCTATTTCTTGAATGTATCATTTTGGAATACTTTTTGAATAAGTTTTTACAAATTTACTACAACTTATACAAAAAACTATTGTATGAAATTGTAGGATTTGTTATATTTGTTATATATATTCGAGAAATTATAAATTTGATGAAAAAACTTTTACTTTTATTTCTATTTGTAGGCACTTTTGTTGGTTTTTCCAACAATTTACAAGCTCAGCTTAGAGAGCCGGGTTCCATCACTCAGAAAGCAGATGATGGTGTTTTGCTTGCCTATCCAAATCCTGCAAAGGATTTCCTTATTATTAAGGCAAAAGATTCTTCTTTAAGGATCAAAAGTGTGACTTTTTATTCTATTTTGGGTATGCAGGTTGCCAATTATACAGTCAATATGAATTCCGGAGAGATTAATATTGAAAAATTAAAACCCGGAAAATATCTGATCCGTTATATTTTGAGCGACAATACACAAAAAGTTACTCAAATCGTGAAACAATAAATTAATATCCTGATAATCATCAGGATTTTTTCTTTTATAACAATCTCTTTTAATATTTCCGTAACTTTAAGCACTTTTTTCTACTAATTGTAAAAAAATAACTTAATGCTAAAAGCTGAACATATTAAAAAGACCTATAATGCCGGAAAAAAGGTCGCACTGGATGATTTCAGCATCCATGTTCCCAAAGGAAGTATTTACGGACTTTTAGGACCCAACGGAGCCGGAAAAACCTCATTTATCCGTATCATCAATCAAATTACCCAGGCAGACTCCGGAGAAATCTTAATCAACGGACAAAAGCTGAACCCCAGCCACATTAAAGATATTGGTTATATGCCTGAAGAAAGAGGGCTGTATAAGAATATGAGCGTAGGTGATCAGATCCTGTATTTCGGAGAGCTGAAAGGGATGAGTAAAAATGACGCCCTGAATGAAGCGAAAAAATGGTTTGAAAAGCTGAATATCGACCAATGGTGGAAGAAAAAGCTTTCTGAACTTTCTAAGGGGATGGCACAAAAGATCCAGTTTGTGGTAACCGTACTGCACAGGCCCCATCTTTTAATCCTTGATGAACCTTTCTCAGGTTTCGATCCTGTGAATGCCAACCTAATTAAAGACCAGATTATTGATCTTAAGAATAATGGAACCACCATCATTCTTTCTACCCACAGGATGGAAAGCGTGGAAGAAATGTGTGATTATGTGGCGTTAATCAATAATTCAAAGAAGATTATTGACGGAAGAGTTTTTGATGTAAGAGAAAAATTCAAAAAAAATATTTTTGGAATTACGCTTTCTGAAGTAAACAATGAACAATTGGAAAACTTCAGAAATAAATATGAGATCTTCAACTTTTCCAATGAGAACAGCCTGGTTTCTTTTGACCTGAAAAATGAAGCAGATCAGAATAATATCCTTCTTGACCTTGTGCATGTAGGGAAAGTAAGGTCATTTGACGAAAGAATTCCTAGTATGAATGAAGTGTTTATTAATGCCGTAAGTAACCATTCTTAATTTTATGAAAAATATTTTTTTAATTACAAAGAGGGAGTTTCTTACACAGGTTAAGAAAAAATCCTTTATCATATTGACTTTACTGGCTCCAGTTATGATTATTGCTTTTGGGGCAGTGATCGGATTAATGTTTAAAGCCAATGAATCCCACAGTATTATTGAGGTTGTTGATAAAAGTGGTTTATTCACTAACCAACTTAAGTCAAATGACAAGCTGAATTATGTGTTTGTTTCTGCTGCAGATGAAAAGTCTAAAATTAATAATTTAAAAGGAAATGAATCTCTGGATGGAATTTTAATTTTACCGGAATTGAAAGGCCAGAATTACGAAGAACTTGAAACAGGAGCAAGATTGGTTATCAACAGTAAAATGGGCTTTGATACCAAACAAAAAATTATTTCCGACATTACCAATGTTGTTAAAAAGGAAAAAATCAAACAATTAGGAATTCAGGAAACTCAACTGAACGATCTTGATAAGAGTTTCAGCCTGAAAACCATTAACGTTGCTGACAACAACAAAGAGGATTCCGACCTTACTTTTGGGGTAAAATCCGGCCTTAGTATGGTTCTGATGTATGTTACCTTTATGTTCATTATCATCTATGGAGTAAGAGTAATGCGAAGTGTTCTGGAGGAAAAGAATAACCGTGTTGTGGAGATCATTATCTCTTCTGTAAAACCTTTTGAGCTGATGATGGGTAAAATCCTTGGAGTAACACTGGTTGCGCTTACCCAGTTTCTGATCTGGATCACCATGTCTGTGATTGGCGCTTTGGTTTTAAATACAGGATTCTCCTCTCTTCAACAGAATGTTCCCGGTGCAAATGAGCAAATTGCCAGTAAGCTGGACATGACACAGCTTGCTACTCAGATTTCCCACAGTTTACTGGAACTGAATTTCCCACTGATTATTTTTGTATTCATTGTCTTTTTCCTTTTAGGATATATTTTCTACAGTTCTATTTACGCCGCTATTGGTTCTGCTGTAGATAATGAAACAGAAACCCAGCAGTTCACTTTATTTGCGATCTTACCATTAACCCTGGGCATGTATGGAAGTTTCTCCTTAATGAACAATCCTGATGGCCCAATGGGCTTCTGGTTATCTATTATTCCATTTACTTCTCCGGTTGCCATGATTGCCAGAATACCTTTCGGGGTTCCTGCATGGCAGATTGCTTTATCTATTGTATTATTGCTGGCAACAACTGTCTTTATGATATTCCTTGCCGGAAAAATTTACCGTGTAGGAATCCTGATGTACGGAAATAAAGCTACTTTAAAGGAACTTTGGAAGTGGATTAAGGGCTAACCTTCTGCACAAAATACTTATAAAAAACAATTTAAAGGGCAAATTTACTTATCTGTGAATTTGCTTTTTTATTCTAAAATATAAATTCACGATATCTGATAAGAGTGAGTTTAGATTTGATTCAAAGTCTTTGATTGTATTCTTTGTTTCAAAAAAGAAATCCCGGAAAATAGTTCCGGGATTTCTTATTATTTTCTGAATAAAATCTTTTATTTGAATATATAGCTTAAGGTAAGAGCTATCACCTGTTCAGATTTTTTCTTATCTGTTCCTTTGGTTTCTTTTTTCAGACCAGGATAGGTATCTCCAAGACCTAAGTCATATTTTAAGGCTAATTCAAGTTGCCTCTTATAGCTATATCCTATTCCTAATCCTATTCCCCAGTTAAAGCTGTTTGCTTTTCCATTTACGCCTGCTGGTTGTGAAGGGTCAGTAACATCCGGATCATAGTAAGGTCTTTTTGCAGGAACATCTTTAACATTTTGGCTCAGCAAAAAGTTAAATCTAGGTCCTAACAGTCCAAAGAATTCAGATTCTGCCTCTGAAAAATACCCTTTGAAATAAAGCGGTACACTCAGATAGTTATTAGCATATACAGCATTATAACCATCTACATTCTTAGCATCACTATCTTTACCTGTTTCTCCAGCCCCATAGTATAGAACTTCAGGCTGAATATAAAACTGGTTTGCCTTTCCTATGGGAATTAAAGCCAAAGCTCCACCCTGAAAGGTGTATCTTGGACCTGAAGGATTATGGGCATTTGATACTCTGGAATAGTTTAATCCGGCAGTAACCCCGAATCTTGTATCTTTCCACTGCACTTGTGCAAAGGATAAAACAGAGAGAGTTAAAGCTGAGGTTAATAAAAGTTTTTTCATATTGTTTGTTTTATATTATCCTAGAATTTTTGCTACAGTAGCACCGATATCAGCAGGAGAATCAACAACGTTGATACCATTCTCTCTCATGATCTCCATTTTTGCCTGAGCTGTATCTTCTGCACCACCTACAATAGCACCAGCATGTCCCATTGTTCTTCCTTTTGGAGCTGTTTGCCCAGCAATAAATCCTACAACCGGCTTAGTAGATCCGCTAGCTTTATACCATCTAGCAGCTTCAGCTTCTAATCCACCACCAATTTCACCAATCATTACAACAGCTTCAGTTTCAGGATCGTTGATGAATAATTCAAGAGCTTCTCTTGTAGTAGTTCCGATAATTGGGTCACCACCGATACCGATAGCTGTAGAAATACCGTAACCTGCTCTTACTACCTGATCAGCAGCTTCGTAAGTAAGTGTACCTGATTTTGAAACGATACCTACTTTACCTTTTTTGAAAACGAAACCTGGCATAATACCAATTTTAGCTTCTTCAGAAGTAATGATTCCAGGGCAGTTTGGTCCGATTAATCTGCAGTCTCTGTCAGCGATATAAGATTTTACTTTTACCATATCAGCTACAGGAATACCTTCAGTAATACATACAATTACTTTGATCCCTGCTTCAGCAGCTTCCATGATAGCGTCTGCTGCAAATGCCGGTGGTACGAAAATAATACTTACGTTTGCTCCTGCTTTTTCAACAGCGTCAGCTACTGTGTTGAATACAGGCTTTCCTAAGTGCTCGCTTCCTCCTTTTCCTGGAGTAACACCACCTACTACGTTTGTTCCGTATTCAATCATCTGGCTAGCATGGAAAGTACCTTCGTTCCCTGTAAATCCTTGTACAATTACTTTAGAATCTTTGTTTACTAAAATTGACATTTTATTGTTGTTTTAATTTATTTATTATTTTATTAATGCTCACAAATTTACTCAAATTTCTTTGATTTTAGATAAAACCTTTTGAATTGTTTATTTGAGATTTCTCAGTTTTACTTCTTTTTTCAGATAAGTCTTGAAATCTTCAGCAAACATTCCGATATAGGTTCCTTTTTCAAGGTCTCTGTTCACTCCGGTTTTTCCTAAAAGTACAGAACCACTATCAATTTTATTACCTGAAGCAATCCCCACCTGTCCCCATAAGGTTACTTCATCCCCAATCACACAGCAACCGGCGATGCCGACCTGAGAAGCTATTAAGCATTTTTTCCCGATGATAGTATCATGCCCTATCTGAATCTGATTATCCAAAACAGAACCCTCACCAATCACTGTAGAATCTGTAACTCCCCTGTCAATAGTACATCCATTTCCTATTTCCACATTATTTTCAATCACTACGTTTCCTACAGAGATTAAACGGTCAAAATTTCCGTTCAGCTTCCTGTAATAGAAGGCATCGCCTCCCAATACGGTATTGGACTGAATGATTACATTATCTCCGATAACGGTTCTGTCACCAATCACTACATTCGGGAAAATTAAAGTATTTTTCCCAATCTTCACATTGTTTCCGATTACTGCAGTAGAATGAATTCTTGTTCCTTCTCCAATTTCAACATCGTGAAGCTCTTCTGTAAAGTTGTAAATTCTTGTAAAATGGGTATTGATCTTATTAAAGTCTCTGAAAGGATCATCAGAAACCAGAAGTGCTTTACCTTCCGGACAATCTACTTCTTTATCAATCAAAATAATAGTAGCGGCAGAGTTTAATGCCTTGTCATAATATTTGGGATGGTTCACAAAAACAATATCACCTGGCTTAACCATGTGAATTTCGTTGGTTCCCAATACTTCAAAATCTTCCGGGCCAACAAATTTTGAACCTATTAAATCTGCAATTGTTTTAAGCTTTTGCGGAGAATGGAATCTCATAACAATAGATTTTCTTATAAAACAAAATTCGGACTGCTAATGCAAACCGAATTTATGTAAATTTTATTTATTCTTTTACTCTTTCTAAGTAGCTACCGTCTTCAGTACTTACTTTAATTCTGTCTCCCGGTTCAATGAACAAAGGAACCATTACTCTTGCCCCTGTTTCAACGATTGCGTTTTTAAGGGCGTTAGTTGCCGTGTTTCCTTTTACTCCCGGATCAGCCTCAATAACATCTAAGTATACAGACTGTGGAAGTTCAGCAGAAAGTGGAGTTTCGTCAGCTTCTTTCAAAATGATTGTTACTTCTTCACCAGCTTTCATAAACTGAGCGTTTTCAATCATTTCTTTATTAATGTATAACTGAGAAAAATCTTCGTTATTCATGAAGTGGAATCCGTTCTCATCATCATAAAGATACTGGAACTTTCTGGTGATTACTTTTACTTCATCAATTTTGTGTCCTGCAGAGAAAGTATTGTCAATTACTTTCCCGTTAGTTACTGACTTTAATTTTGTTCTTACGAAAGCAGGTCCTTTTCCTGGTTTTACGTGAAGGAACTCAATTACTTTATAAATATCATTGCTATACTCGATGCAAAGCCCTTTTTTGATATCGTTACTTGTTGCCATTAAATATATATTATCTTTTTTCTTAATTTCTAGTTGCTTTCTTTACTCGTTCCGTATCCTTTCACAATACCTCTTGGAGAGTTTTGGATAAACTGAAGAATCTCATCTCTTTCGGCGGTAGGCAACATTTCTTTTTCGATGTAGGTTAATGCCTGGGAAACGTTCATTTTCATCTGGAAAATAGCTCTGTAGATTTTTTGAATTTCGAAAATCTTTTCATTGGAAAAACCTCTTCTTCTTAAACCAACGGAATTAATTCCTGCATAGGAAATTGGATCTCTTGCTACTTTAACGTAAGGCGG
Coding sequences:
- a CDS encoding TM2 domain-containing protein; this encodes MENYGYTKNDNTGSQQQNNIPYRSEKKLPAALLGILVGWLALNKFYLGYTKEGIIQLVLNLVTCGVASVIPFIEGIIYLCMDDRQFDDTYVYGRKPWL
- the hemB gene encoding porphobilinogen synthase, giving the protein MIHSRNRRLRVNESIRSLVRENVLTTDDFVMPIFVMEGENMQEPIPSMPGIFRRSIDLTVKECKELFSLGVKAVNLYMKVSENLKDNTGKEAWNKNGLMQNTIKAIKDAVPGMVVMPDVALDPYSIYGHDGIIENGKILNDATNEALAKMSVSHAEAGADLVAPSDMMDGRVQVIREALEESGFTDVGIVSYAAKYASSFYGPFRSALDSAPKADVEIPKDKKTYQMDFHNSREALNEVFKDIDEGADVIMIKPGLPYLDIVSKVREAIDLPIAVYNVSGEYAMVKAAVQNGWLDNDKTIIENLTCFKRAGADMIFTYFAKEAAMILNK
- a CDS encoding T9SS type A sorting domain-containing protein, which encodes MKKLLLLFLFVGTFVGFSNNLQAQLREPGSITQKADDGVLLAYPNPAKDFLIIKAKDSSLRIKSVTFYSILGMQVANYTVNMNSGEINIEKLKPGKYLIRYILSDNTQKVTQIVKQ
- a CDS encoding ABC transporter ATP-binding protein, coding for MLKAEHIKKTYNAGKKVALDDFSIHVPKGSIYGLLGPNGAGKTSFIRIINQITQADSGEILINGQKLNPSHIKDIGYMPEERGLYKNMSVGDQILYFGELKGMSKNDALNEAKKWFEKLNIDQWWKKKLSELSKGMAQKIQFVVTVLHRPHLLILDEPFSGFDPVNANLIKDQIIDLKNNGTTIILSTHRMESVEEMCDYVALINNSKKIIDGRVFDVREKFKKNIFGITLSEVNNEQLENFRNKYEIFNFSNENSLVSFDLKNEADQNNILLDLVHVGKVRSFDERIPSMNEVFINAVSNHS
- a CDS encoding ABC transporter permease produces the protein MKNIFLITKREFLTQVKKKSFIILTLLAPVMIIAFGAVIGLMFKANESHSIIEVVDKSGLFTNQLKSNDKLNYVFVSAADEKSKINNLKGNESLDGILILPELKGQNYEELETGARLVINSKMGFDTKQKIISDITNVVKKEKIKQLGIQETQLNDLDKSFSLKTINVADNNKEDSDLTFGVKSGLSMVLMYVTFMFIIIYGVRVMRSVLEEKNNRVVEIIISSVKPFELMMGKILGVTLVALTQFLIWITMSVIGALVLNTGFSSLQQNVPGANEQIASKLDMTQLATQISHSLLELNFPLIIFVFIVFFLLGYIFYSSIYAAIGSAVDNETETQQFTLFAILPLTLGMYGSFSLMNNPDGPMGFWLSIIPFTSPVAMIARIPFGVPAWQIALSIVLLLATTVFMIFLAGKIYRVGILMYGNKATLKELWKWIKG
- a CDS encoding porin family protein yields the protein MKKLLLTSALTLSVLSFAQVQWKDTRFGVTAGLNYSRVSNAHNPSGPRYTFQGGALALIPIGKANQFYIQPEVLYYGAGETGKDSDAKNVDGYNAVYANNYLSVPLYFKGYFSEAESEFFGLLGPRFNFLLSQNVKDVPAKRPYYDPDVTDPSQPAGVNGKANSFNWGIGLGIGYSYKRQLELALKYDLGLGDTYPGLKKETKGTDKKKSEQVIALTLSYIFK
- the sucD gene encoding succinate--CoA ligase subunit alpha, giving the protein MSILVNKDSKVIVQGFTGNEGTFHASQMIEYGTNVVGGVTPGKGGSEHLGKPVFNTVADAVEKAGANVSIIFVPPAFAADAIMEAAEAGIKVIVCITEGIPVADMVKVKSYIADRDCRLIGPNCPGIITSEEAKIGIMPGFVFKKGKVGIVSKSGTLTYEAADQVVRAGYGISTAIGIGGDPIIGTTTREALELFINDPETEAVVMIGEIGGGLEAEAARWYKASGSTKPVVGFIAGQTAPKGRTMGHAGAIVGGAEDTAQAKMEIMRENGINVVDSPADIGATVAKILG
- a CDS encoding UDP-3-O-(3-hydroxymyristoyl)glucosamine N-acyltransferase gives rise to the protein MRFHSPQKLKTIADLIGSKFVGPEDFEVLGTNEIHMVKPGDIVFVNHPKYYDKALNSAATIILIDKEVDCPEGKALLVSDDPFRDFNKINTHFTRIYNFTEELHDVEIGEGTRIHSTAVIGNNVKIGKNTLIFPNVVIGDRTVIGDNVIIQSNTVLGGDAFYYRKLNGNFDRLISVGNVVIENNVEIGNGCTIDRGVTDSTVIGEGSVLDNQIQIGHDTIIGKKCLIASQVGIAGCCVIGDEVTLWGQVGIASGNKIDSGSVLLGKTGVNRDLEKGTYIGMFAEDFKTYLKKEVKLRNLK
- the efp gene encoding elongation factor P, with translation MATSNDIKKGLCIEYSNDIYKVIEFLHVKPGKGPAFVRTKLKSVTNGKVIDNTFSAGHKIDEVKVITRKFQYLYDDENGFHFMNNEDFSQLYINKEMIENAQFMKAGEEVTIILKEADETPLSAELPQSVYLDVIEADPGVKGNTATNALKNAIVETGARVMVPLFIEPGDRIKVSTEDGSYLERVKE